Proteins from one Salinispora arenicola genomic window:
- a CDS encoding DNA-3-methyladenine glycosylase, which translates to MEAYPEAVDDLARLAVLLGGPVVPAARGLLGARLSAGGVTVRITEVEAYAGTAQDPASHAHRGRTPRNAAMFGPAGHAYVYFTYGMHWCLNVVTGPDGEASAVLVRAGEVVTGLAQARSRRRAARSDGDLARGPARLCAALGVDRSAYGRNLLGDGPVRLRPALEPVPDPAVAAGPRVGVTGAHDVPWRFWITGDPTVSAYRRHVPRRRAAEAARPVAET; encoded by the coding sequence GTGGAGGCGTACCCCGAAGCGGTTGACGATCTCGCACGGCTGGCCGTCCTGCTCGGCGGGCCGGTCGTGCCGGCGGCCCGCGGCCTGCTCGGCGCCCGCCTTTCGGCCGGCGGGGTCACCGTGCGGATCACCGAGGTCGAGGCATATGCGGGCACTGCCCAGGACCCGGCCTCACACGCCCACCGTGGGCGCACCCCCCGCAACGCGGCGATGTTCGGCCCCGCGGGTCACGCCTACGTCTATTTCACCTACGGCATGCACTGGTGCCTGAACGTGGTGACCGGGCCCGACGGGGAGGCATCGGCGGTGTTGGTGCGAGCCGGTGAGGTGGTCACGGGCCTCGCCCAGGCCCGATCCCGCCGTCGGGCGGCGCGATCCGACGGGGATCTCGCCCGAGGACCGGCCCGGCTCTGCGCCGCGCTGGGCGTCGACCGCTCCGCCTACGGGCGGAACCTGCTCGGCGACGGCCCGGTGCGGCTGCGTCCCGCGCTCGAACCGGTGCCAGACCCGGCCGTGGCGGCCGGGCCGCGGGTGGGCGTGACCGGGGCGCATGACGTGCCATGGCGGTTCTGGATCACAGGTGACCCGACCGTCAGCGCCTACCGTCGCCACGTACCCCGGCGGCGCGCCGCTGAGGCGGCACGGCCGGTGGCGGAGACCTGA
- a CDS encoding AMP-binding protein, with translation MLVTSASALFPAVEVPFVRDLATHGERTAIVTRDGEISYTDLAARVARTAEQLGVGRRLVLVVGANTVDSLVAYLAAMHAGHPVLLVPDDRASALAGLIEAYDPDVLVGAADEGWQVEHRRAASVHDLHPDLALLLSTSGSTGSPKLVRLSHTNLQANAEAIGEYLEIRDTDRAATSLPLHYCYGLSVVNSHLARGAALVLTDLSVADTCFWELFRDARATTLAGVPYTFDLLDRVNFAAMDLPHLRYVTQAGGRLAPDRVRRYAELGRSAGWDLFVMYGQTEATARMAYLPPDLAFDHPTAIGVPVPGGDFRLAPVADHPDPEVGELVYAGPNVMLGYAHSPADLALGRTVDELYTGDLARRTATGVWEIVGRRSRFAKILGLRIDPQQVEALLSAHDVTASCIGGDGELIVATLGDEDPRRVRRLVAGEVGLPPRAVRVLPLAELPRLASGKPDLVTLRELAAEETPPPPAAPAGDLCTLYAEVLDRTDVTPDRSFVDLGGDSLSYVEMSVRLERELGELPADWHTLPIADLRRSTAAPGRAPRPRRRRSLETSVALRAAAIVLIVGSHIPLFTLTGGAHLLLAVAGFNFARFQLTGARRGERLRQIGASLLRIVLPTVAWIGAVMLVNDQYRLSTLLLANSILRPDDAPHGWHFWFVEAVVYLLVALAALLGLRRVDRWERRHPFAFPLGLTAVALLGRYNVFGVDAGHDLPAALVAGWLFTLGWAAARADGVRQRLLVTLAAVATVPGFFGQPAREALIVAGFALLTWLPTVPSLGVLNKVAGVLAGSSLYIYLTHWQVFPHLRELPLVALAASLALGIAYGALVSRVWRWAATRRPARPRGAAGRRGRSALRPAPARR, from the coding sequence GTGCTCGTGACTTCCGCATCCGCCCTGTTCCCGGCCGTGGAAGTGCCGTTCGTCCGCGACCTGGCAACACATGGCGAGCGCACCGCGATCGTCACCCGGGACGGGGAGATCTCGTACACCGACCTCGCCGCCCGGGTCGCGCGAACCGCCGAGCAACTCGGCGTGGGGCGACGGCTGGTGCTGGTCGTCGGGGCGAACACGGTCGACTCGCTGGTGGCGTACCTGGCCGCGATGCACGCGGGGCACCCGGTCCTATTGGTGCCCGACGACCGGGCCTCGGCGCTCGCCGGCCTGATCGAGGCGTACGACCCGGACGTGCTGGTCGGCGCGGCCGACGAGGGCTGGCAGGTCGAGCACCGCCGCGCCGCCTCCGTGCATGACCTGCACCCCGACCTGGCCCTGCTGCTGTCCACCTCGGGGTCGACCGGCTCCCCGAAGCTGGTCCGGCTCTCCCACACCAATCTGCAGGCCAATGCGGAGGCGATCGGCGAGTACCTGGAGATCCGCGACACCGACCGGGCGGCCACCAGCCTGCCACTGCACTACTGCTACGGCCTGTCGGTGGTCAACAGCCACCTGGCCCGAGGCGCCGCACTGGTGTTGACCGACCTGTCGGTCGCCGACACCTGCTTCTGGGAGTTGTTCCGGGATGCCCGGGCCACCACCCTCGCCGGGGTGCCGTACACCTTCGACCTGCTGGACCGGGTCAACTTCGCCGCTATGGACCTGCCACACCTGCGATACGTCACCCAGGCCGGTGGTCGGCTCGCACCAGACCGGGTACGTCGGTACGCCGAGCTGGGTCGGAGCGCGGGCTGGGACCTCTTCGTCATGTACGGGCAGACCGAGGCGACCGCGCGGATGGCGTACCTTCCACCGGACCTCGCCTTCGACCATCCGACGGCGATCGGGGTGCCGGTGCCCGGCGGTGACTTCCGGCTCGCCCCGGTCGCCGACCATCCGGATCCGGAGGTCGGCGAGCTGGTCTACGCCGGCCCGAACGTCATGCTCGGATACGCCCACTCTCCCGCCGACCTGGCGCTGGGTCGCACCGTTGACGAGCTGTACACCGGCGACCTGGCTCGGCGTACCGCAACTGGCGTGTGGGAGATCGTCGGCCGACGCAGCCGATTCGCCAAGATCCTCGGGCTGCGGATCGACCCGCAGCAAGTCGAGGCGCTGCTGTCCGCGCACGATGTCACTGCCAGCTGCATCGGCGGTGACGGCGAGCTGATCGTGGCGACCCTCGGCGACGAAGACCCACGCCGGGTGCGCCGCCTGGTCGCCGGGGAGGTGGGGCTGCCACCTCGGGCCGTGCGAGTGCTCCCACTGGCCGAGCTGCCCCGGCTCGCCTCCGGCAAGCCCGACCTGGTGACGCTGCGTGAGCTCGCCGCCGAGGAGACGCCACCGCCGCCGGCGGCGCCGGCCGGCGACCTCTGCACGCTCTACGCGGAGGTGCTCGACCGCACCGACGTCACCCCGGACCGCAGCTTCGTCGACCTCGGCGGGGACTCCCTGTCGTACGTCGAGATGTCGGTGCGGTTGGAGCGAGAGCTCGGTGAGCTGCCGGCGGACTGGCACACCCTGCCGATCGCCGACCTGCGCCGATCCACCGCGGCCCCCGGACGCGCGCCACGGCCACGCCGGCGGCGTTCGCTGGAGACCAGCGTGGCGCTGCGGGCAGCGGCAATCGTGCTGATCGTCGGCTCACACATCCCGCTGTTCACCCTCACCGGTGGGGCGCACCTCCTGCTCGCGGTGGCCGGCTTCAACTTCGCCCGGTTCCAGCTCACCGGCGCCCGGCGGGGAGAGCGGCTGCGGCAGATCGGCGCCAGCCTGCTGCGCATCGTGCTGCCCACCGTGGCGTGGATCGGCGCGGTGATGCTGGTCAACGACCAGTACCGGCTGAGCACCCTGCTGCTGGCCAACAGCATCCTGCGGCCGGACGACGCCCCACACGGCTGGCACTTCTGGTTTGTCGAGGCAGTGGTCTACCTTCTGGTGGCGCTGGCCGCGCTGCTCGGCCTGCGCCGGGTCGACCGCTGGGAGCGGCGGCACCCGTTCGCGTTTCCGCTGGGGCTGACCGCGGTCGCGCTTCTCGGCCGGTACAACGTCTTCGGCGTCGATGCGGGGCACGACCTGCCGGCGGCGCTCGTGGCCGGCTGGCTGTTCACGCTCGGGTGGGCGGCCGCGCGGGCCGACGGGGTACGGCAGCGGCTGTTGGTCACGCTCGCCGCGGTGGCCACCGTGCCGGGCTTCTTCGGGCAGCCTGCCCGCGAAGCCCTGATCGTGGCCGGCTTCGCGTTACTGACCTGGCTGCCGACCGTGCCCAGCCTGGGCGTGCTGAACAAGGTGGCCGGGGTGCTCGCCGGTAGCTCACTCTACATCTATCTGACCCACTGGCAGGTCTTCCCGCACCTGCGGGAGCTGCCACTGGTCGCCCTCGCCGCATCGCTCGCGCTCGGCATCGCGTACGGCGCGCTGGTCAGCCGCGTCTGGCGTTGGGCCGCCACCCGCCGCCCGGCCCGGCCGCGCGGCGCTGCCGGTCGGCGGGGGCGATCCGCTCTGCGACCCGCCCCCGCCCGTCGGTGA
- the argH gene encoding argininosuccinate lyase yields the protein MGGVDDKSLTENSAATNRTSLWGARFAGGPAEALARLSVSVQFDWRLAPYDIAGSRAHARVLAGAGLLDPEELGQILAALDDLEAACAAGTFRPTVDDEDVHTALERGLLERLGRLGGKLRAGRSRNDQVATDLRLYLRDHARGVAARLVELAEALVDQAGRHVETATPGMTHLQPAQPVTFGHWLLAHVQPLLRDLQRLRDWDHRTAVSPLGAGALAGSGLPLDPVAVARELGFRTSFANSMDAVADRDFVAEFLFTTALIGVHLSRLGEEVVLWTSPEFGWVELDDAFATGSSIMPQKKNADIAELARGKSGRLVGGLVSVLTMLKGLPMAYDRDMQEDKEPAFDAVDTLELLLPALAGMISTMTVRVDRLVAAAPEGFSLATEVADWLVRRSVPFREAHEITGRLVALCVARGCALDEVSDADLAAVSEHLDPAVRDVLSVRSALAARTTPGSTGPGPVTDQLATASDQLTGWREWAAEQVVPR from the coding sequence ATGGGCGGGGTGGACGACAAGAGCCTGACCGAGAACAGCGCGGCCACCAATCGGACGAGCCTGTGGGGAGCCCGCTTCGCCGGCGGCCCCGCCGAGGCCCTCGCGCGGCTGTCGGTGAGCGTGCAGTTCGACTGGCGGCTGGCCCCGTACGACATCGCCGGATCCCGGGCACACGCCCGGGTCCTGGCCGGCGCCGGCCTGCTCGACCCGGAGGAACTGGGGCAGATCCTGGCGGCATTGGACGACCTGGAGGCCGCCTGCGCCGCCGGCACGTTCCGGCCTACCGTCGACGACGAGGACGTACACACCGCCTTGGAGCGGGGCCTGCTGGAACGGCTCGGCCGCCTCGGCGGCAAGCTGCGCGCCGGCCGTTCCCGCAACGACCAGGTCGCCACGGACCTGCGGCTCTACCTGCGCGACCACGCCCGTGGCGTGGCCGCTCGGCTGGTCGAGCTGGCCGAGGCGTTGGTCGATCAGGCCGGACGGCACGTGGAAACCGCGACACCGGGCATGACGCATCTGCAACCCGCCCAGCCGGTCACCTTCGGACACTGGTTGCTCGCCCACGTGCAGCCGCTGCTGCGTGACCTGCAGCGACTGCGGGACTGGGACCACCGCACCGCGGTCAGCCCGCTCGGAGCGGGTGCCCTCGCGGGCTCCGGCCTGCCGCTGGACCCGGTGGCGGTCGCCCGGGAGCTGGGCTTCCGCACGTCCTTCGCCAACTCGATGGACGCCGTCGCCGACCGGGACTTCGTCGCCGAGTTCCTGTTCACCACGGCCCTGATCGGCGTGCACCTGTCCCGCCTCGGCGAGGAGGTGGTGCTGTGGACGTCGCCGGAGTTCGGCTGGGTGGAGTTGGATGACGCCTTCGCCACCGGTTCGTCGATCATGCCGCAGAAGAAGAACGCGGACATCGCCGAGTTGGCCCGAGGCAAGTCCGGCCGGCTCGTCGGCGGGCTGGTGAGCGTGCTCACCATGCTCAAGGGCCTGCCGATGGCGTACGACCGGGACATGCAGGAGGACAAGGAGCCCGCCTTCGACGCGGTGGACACGCTGGAGCTGCTGCTACCAGCCCTGGCGGGGATGATCTCCACGATGACGGTACGAGTCGACCGGCTGGTCGCCGCCGCGCCGGAGGGATTTTCGCTCGCCACCGAGGTGGCCGACTGGCTGGTCCGTCGCAGCGTGCCGTTCCGTGAGGCACACGAGATCACCGGACGGTTGGTGGCGCTCTGCGTGGCCCGGGGCTGTGCACTCGACGAGGTGTCGGACGCCGACCTCGCCGCGGTCAGTGAGCACCTCGACCCCGCGGTGCGGGACGTGCTGTCGGTCCGCAGCGCCCTCGCCGCCCGCACCACCCCCGGCTCCACGGGCCCCGGGCCGGTCACCGACCAACTCGCCACCGCCTCCGACCAGCTCACCGGTTGGCGGGAGTGGGCCGCCGAACAGGTCGTTCCCCGCTGA
- a CDS encoding argininosuccinate synthase, with the protein MTERVVLAYSGGLDTSVAIPYLAEQTGAEVIAVAVDVGQGGEDLDAIRQRALDCGAVESEVVDARDEFAAEYCLPAVRANSLYMDRYPLVSALSRPLIVKHLVAAARTHGGTIVSHGCTGKGNDQVRFEAGLGALAPDLRIVAPARDFAWTRDKAIAFAEEKGLPIDVTAKSPYSIDQNLWGRAVETGFLEDIWNPPIEDLYAYTADPAEPRDADEVVITFDAGNPVAIDGETVTPYQAIVELNRRAGAQGVGRLDMVEDRLVGIKSREVYEAPGAIALIAAHQELEAVTVERDLARFKRGVDQRWGELVYDGLWFSPLRVALDAFVNDAQQHVSGDVRLTLHGGRATVTGRRSEASLYDFGLATYDTGDTFDQSLAKGFVQLWGLPSKMSAARDARLGGAQS; encoded by the coding sequence ATGACTGAGCGGGTCGTTCTGGCGTACTCCGGAGGGCTGGACACCTCCGTCGCGATCCCGTACCTGGCCGAGCAGACCGGCGCCGAGGTGATCGCCGTGGCGGTCGACGTCGGGCAGGGTGGTGAGGACCTGGACGCGATTCGGCAGCGGGCCCTGGACTGTGGGGCGGTGGAGTCTGAGGTGGTCGACGCGCGCGACGAGTTCGCCGCCGAGTACTGCCTGCCCGCGGTCCGCGCCAACTCCCTCTACATGGACCGGTATCCGCTGGTCTCCGCACTGTCCCGGCCACTGATCGTCAAGCACCTGGTGGCCGCGGCCCGCACCCACGGCGGCACCATCGTGTCGCACGGGTGCACGGGGAAGGGCAACGACCAGGTGCGCTTCGAGGCCGGCCTGGGGGCGCTCGCCCCGGATCTGCGGATCGTCGCGCCGGCCCGGGACTTCGCCTGGACCCGGGACAAGGCGATCGCGTTCGCCGAGGAGAAGGGCCTGCCCATCGATGTGACGGCGAAGTCGCCCTACTCGATCGACCAGAACCTGTGGGGCCGTGCCGTCGAGACCGGCTTCCTGGAGGACATCTGGAACCCGCCGATCGAGGACTTGTACGCCTACACCGCCGACCCGGCCGAACCGCGGGATGCGGACGAGGTCGTCATCACCTTCGACGCCGGGAACCCGGTCGCCATCGACGGTGAGACCGTCACCCCGTACCAGGCGATCGTGGAGCTGAACCGGCGTGCCGGCGCGCAGGGCGTCGGCCGGCTGGACATGGTCGAGGACCGGCTCGTCGGCATCAAGAGCCGCGAGGTGTACGAGGCTCCGGGCGCGATCGCGCTGATCGCCGCACACCAGGAGTTGGAGGCGGTCACCGTCGAGCGGGATCTCGCCCGGTTCAAAAGGGGCGTGGACCAGCGCTGGGGTGAGCTGGTCTACGACGGCCTGTGGTTCTCTCCGCTGAGGGTTGCGTTGGACGCCTTTGTCAACGATGCGCAGCAGCACGTTTCCGGCGATGTGCGGCTCACCCTGCACGGCGGGCGGGCCACCGTGACCGGCCGGCGGTCCGAGGCCAGCCTGTACGACTTCGGCCTGGCCACCTACGACACCGGTGACACCTTCGACCAGTCCCTGGCCAAGGGATTCGTGCAGCTGTGGGGCCTGCCCAGCAAGATGTCGGCGGCACGGGACGCCCGGCTGGGTGGGGCGCAGTCGTGA
- a CDS encoding arginine repressor, with the protein MTAPLTRAARHARIVELIRDKAIHSQTELVDLLVGDGIQVTQATLSRDLKELGAVTVRGGDGRGVYLIPEDGHRPLREAETAPARLVRLLRELLNGVDASGNIAVLRTPPGAAQFLASALDRAGLPEVVGTIAGDDTILVVARAADGGAALGDQLAGWARREENTEGSTTP; encoded by the coding sequence ATGACCGCCCCACTGACCCGTGCCGCCCGGCACGCCCGCATCGTCGAGTTGATTCGGGACAAGGCGATCCACTCGCAGACCGAGCTGGTCGACCTCCTGGTCGGTGACGGTATCCAGGTCACCCAGGCGACCCTCTCCCGGGACCTCAAGGAACTGGGCGCGGTGACCGTACGGGGTGGTGACGGGCGCGGCGTCTATCTGATCCCCGAGGACGGACACCGCCCGTTGCGGGAGGCCGAGACCGCGCCGGCGCGTCTTGTGCGCCTGCTGCGCGAACTGCTCAACGGGGTTGACGCCAGCGGCAACATCGCCGTGCTGCGCACCCCGCCGGGCGCGGCCCAGTTCCTGGCCAGCGCGTTGGACCGCGCAGGCCTGCCCGAGGTCGTCGGCACCATCGCCGGCGACGACACCATCCTCGTCGTGGCCCGCGCGGCCGACGGCGGAGCCGCGCTCGGCGACCAACTCGCCGGCTGGGCCCGCCGCGAAGAGAACACCGAAGGGAGCACCACACCATGA
- the argF gene encoding ornithine carbamoyltransferase produces the protein MIRHFLRDDDLSPAEQATVLELAARMKADRFRYQPLAGPRSVAVLFDKPSLRTRMSFDAGIAELGGHPLVVDSQVTHLGRGETLADVGRVLSRYVAAIVLRTHGDERITEIAAHATVPVVNALTDTYHPCQLLADLLTIREHLGGTTGRTLAYVGDAANNVCHSYLLAGATAGMHVRVAGPAGFRPNPDVTARAEKIAAGTGGSVRVGDDPVVAVRGADVVATDTWTSMGQESDGLDRVTPFRPYQVNAALLTHAASHAIVLHCLPAHRGDEITDEVLDGPRSAVFDQAENRLHAQKALLTFLLGTAHVLDVPAPGVTDRETP, from the coding sequence ATGATCCGGCACTTCCTGCGGGACGACGACCTCTCGCCCGCCGAACAGGCGACCGTGCTCGAGCTCGCCGCCCGAATGAAGGCGGACCGGTTCAGGTATCAACCCCTGGCCGGCCCCCGCTCGGTGGCCGTGCTCTTCGACAAGCCGAGCCTGCGCACCCGGATGTCCTTCGACGCCGGCATCGCCGAGCTGGGTGGGCACCCGTTGGTGGTGGACAGCCAGGTGACCCACCTCGGCCGCGGCGAGACCCTAGCCGACGTCGGGCGGGTGCTGTCCCGCTACGTGGCGGCGATCGTGCTGCGAACCCACGGGGACGAACGGATCACCGAGATCGCCGCGCACGCGACCGTGCCGGTGGTCAACGCGCTCACCGACACGTACCACCCGTGCCAGTTGCTGGCGGATCTGCTCACCATCCGTGAGCACCTCGGCGGTACCACCGGGCGGACGCTGGCATACGTGGGGGACGCGGCGAACAACGTGTGTCACTCGTACCTGCTGGCCGGCGCCACCGCGGGGATGCACGTCCGCGTCGCCGGGCCGGCCGGCTTCCGCCCGAACCCCGACGTGACGGCCCGGGCGGAGAAGATCGCCGCCGGCACCGGCGGGTCGGTGCGTGTCGGCGACGACCCGGTGGTGGCGGTGCGCGGCGCCGACGTCGTGGCCACCGACACCTGGACCTCGATGGGGCAGGAGTCCGACGGGCTGGATCGGGTCACTCCGTTTCGGCCCTACCAGGTCAACGCCGCGTTGCTCACACACGCCGCGTCACACGCGATCGTGCTGCACTGCCTACCCGCACACCGCGGCGACGAGATCACCGACGAGGTGCTCGACGGTCCGCGGAGTGCCGTCTTCGACCAGGCGGAGAATCGGCTGCACGCCCAGAAGGCGCTGTTGACGTTTCTTCTCGGGACGGCGCACGTCCTGGACGTACCGGCGCCGGGCGTCACCGACAGGGAGACCCCATGA
- a CDS encoding acetylornithine transaminase, whose translation MSPLLDRWQQSMMDNYGTPSLALVGGSGAVVVDETGREYVDLLGGIAVNALGHAHPAVVSAVSRQVATLGHVSNLYAAEPPVALAELLLALAGRPGRVFFTNSGAEANEAAFKISRLTGRTQVIATRGGFHGRTMGALALTGQPAKTDPFRPLPGAVTHVEYGDTAALAAAVTDATAMVILEPIQGENGVVVPPTGYLAEARRITAKHGALLVLDEIQTGIGRTGHWFAHQAQGVEPDVVTLAKGLGGGLPLGACLAFGPAADLLRPGSHGTTFGGNPISCAAALAVLSTIAGTGLLDHVERVGEQLRRGIEMLRHPLVAEVRGAGLLLGIVLTAPVAAVAVGALREAGFLVNAVQPGIVRLAPPLVLTAGQAEAFLAALPAALDASVPAAGSTLVAGPPPTGPSEKNPPARPARIPTPTTPTTTEARA comes from the coding sequence ATGAGCCCGCTCCTCGACCGCTGGCAGCAGTCCATGATGGACAACTACGGCACGCCGTCGCTCGCGCTGGTCGGCGGCTCCGGCGCCGTCGTTGTCGACGAGACCGGCCGGGAGTACGTGGACCTGCTCGGCGGCATCGCCGTCAACGCCCTCGGTCACGCCCACCCGGCTGTGGTGTCCGCCGTGTCCAGGCAGGTTGCCACGCTGGGGCACGTGTCGAACCTGTACGCCGCCGAACCACCGGTGGCCCTGGCCGAGCTGCTGCTCGCACTCGCCGGGCGCCCGGGACGGGTGTTCTTCACCAACTCGGGGGCCGAGGCCAACGAGGCGGCGTTCAAGATTTCTCGGCTCACCGGCCGTACCCAGGTCATCGCGACCCGGGGCGGATTCCATGGCCGGACCATGGGTGCGCTGGCGCTCACCGGCCAGCCGGCCAAGACCGACCCGTTCCGCCCGCTGCCCGGCGCCGTCACCCACGTCGAGTACGGCGATACCGCCGCACTGGCGGCGGCCGTCACCGACGCGACCGCGATGGTGATCCTGGAGCCGATCCAAGGCGAGAACGGTGTCGTCGTTCCGCCCACCGGCTACCTGGCCGAGGCCCGCCGGATCACCGCCAAACACGGCGCCCTGCTGGTACTCGACGAGATCCAGACCGGGATCGGCCGCACCGGGCACTGGTTCGCCCACCAGGCGCAGGGTGTCGAGCCGGACGTGGTGACGCTCGCCAAGGGCCTCGGCGGTGGTCTGCCGCTCGGTGCCTGCCTGGCCTTCGGTCCGGCCGCCGACCTGCTGCGCCCCGGCTCGCACGGCACCACCTTCGGGGGGAACCCGATCAGCTGTGCCGCCGCGCTGGCGGTGCTGTCCACGATCGCCGGTACCGGGCTGCTCGACCACGTCGAGCGGGTCGGTGAGCAGTTACGGCGGGGTATCGAGATGCTCCGCCACCCGCTGGTCGCCGAGGTGCGGGGTGCCGGGCTGCTGCTTGGGATCGTGCTGACCGCGCCGGTCGCCGCGGTCGCGGTCGGCGCGCTGCGGGAGGCCGGCTTCCTGGTCAACGCGGTGCAGCCGGGTATTGTCCGGCTCGCTCCGCCGCTGGTTCTCACCGCCGGCCAGGCCGAGGCTTTCCTGGCCGCCCTGCCGGCGGCCCTCGACGCGAGCGTTCCCGCCGCCGGCTCGACCCTGGTCGCCGGCCCACCGCCAACGGGCCCGAGCGAGAAGAACCCCCCGGCCCGGCCGGCCAGGATCCCAACCCCGACGACCCCAACCACGACGGAGGCCAGGGCATGA
- the argB gene encoding acetylglutamate kinase: MSLTADLARAQAKAATLIEALPWLARFAGSTVVVKYGGHAMVDPELRRAFAADMVFLRYAGLKPVVVHGGGPQISSMLDRLGIDSEFRGGLRVTTPEVMDVVRMVLVGQVGRELVGLINTHGPFAVGLSGEDAGLFTAVRRTAYVDGQQVDIGQVGDVESVDVTAVTDLIDGGRIPVLSTVAPGTDGVSYNLNADTAAAALAVALRARKLVVLTDVPGLYANWPDTSSLVGEITADDLAKLLPSLQSGMVPKMEACLRAVRGGVPAAHVVDGRVAHSTLLEMFTSEGFGTMVIPA, translated from the coding sequence ATGAGCCTCACCGCGGATCTCGCCCGCGCCCAGGCCAAGGCCGCCACGTTGATCGAGGCGCTGCCGTGGCTGGCCCGATTCGCGGGCTCGACCGTCGTGGTCAAGTACGGCGGCCATGCCATGGTCGACCCGGAGTTACGGCGGGCGTTCGCCGCGGACATGGTGTTCCTCCGGTACGCCGGACTGAAGCCGGTCGTGGTGCACGGCGGCGGCCCGCAGATCTCGAGCATGCTGGACCGGCTCGGCATCGACAGCGAATTCCGGGGTGGGCTACGGGTCACCACGCCGGAGGTGATGGACGTGGTCCGGATGGTGCTCGTCGGCCAGGTGGGCCGGGAACTGGTCGGGCTGATCAACACGCACGGCCCGTTCGCCGTGGGCCTGTCCGGCGAGGACGCCGGCCTGTTCACCGCGGTCCGACGGACGGCGTACGTCGATGGGCAGCAGGTCGACATCGGCCAGGTCGGTGACGTGGAGTCGGTGGACGTCACGGCGGTCACCGACCTGATCGACGGCGGCCGGATCCCGGTGCTCTCGACGGTGGCGCCGGGTACCGACGGCGTGTCGTACAACCTCAACGCGGACACCGCAGCCGCGGCGCTGGCAGTCGCCCTGCGGGCCCGCAAACTGGTGGTCCTGACCGACGTGCCGGGCCTGTACGCCAACTGGCCGGACACGTCCAGCCTGGTCGGTGAGATCACCGCGGACGACCTGGCGAAGCTGCTGCCGTCCCTGCAGTCGGGCATGGTCCCGAAGATGGAGGCATGCCTGCGGGCGGTACGCGGGGGCGTGCCCGCCGCCCACGTCGTCGACGGTCGGGTCGCCCACTCCACGCTGCTGGAGATGTTCACGTCGGAAGGCTTCGGAACCATGGTGATTCCCGCATGA
- the argJ gene encoding bifunctional glutamate N-acetyltransferase/amino-acid acetyltransferase ArgJ, which produces MSVTTPRGFRAAGFAAGLKSGGAADVAMVVNDGPDAGVAGVFTANRVKAAPVLWTQQVVHGGVVRAVVLNSGGANACTGPGGFQDTHATAEHTAAVLTAASPQSVGAGEVAVCSTGLIGERLPMDRLLPGVGGAVAALRRDGGPAAAQAIMTTDTRPKNAVGHGNGFTVGGMVKGAGMLAPALATMLCVLTTDAAVDSETLDAALREACRVTFDRVDSDGCMSTNDTVLLLASGASGVVPTEAELTAVVTAVAHDLTQQLIADAEGATKQVTIDVVGAAREDDAVEVGRSVARNNLVKTALFGNDPNWGRILAAVGTTAAVFEPDAVDVAVNGVWVCRGGAAAEDRSKVDLGGSEVTIRIDLHAGQAAATIWTNDLSHGYVHENSAYST; this is translated from the coding sequence ATGAGCGTGACGACTCCCCGTGGGTTCCGGGCGGCCGGGTTTGCCGCCGGGCTCAAGAGCGGCGGGGCGGCCGACGTCGCAATGGTCGTCAACGACGGCCCGGACGCTGGAGTAGCTGGTGTCTTCACCGCCAACCGGGTGAAGGCCGCGCCGGTGCTCTGGACGCAGCAGGTCGTCCACGGCGGGGTGGTCCGCGCCGTGGTACTCAACTCGGGTGGTGCCAACGCCTGTACCGGGCCCGGTGGCTTCCAGGACACCCACGCCACCGCGGAGCACACCGCGGCGGTGCTGACCGCCGCCTCCCCCCAGTCGGTCGGTGCGGGGGAGGTGGCGGTCTGCTCCACCGGCCTGATCGGCGAGCGGTTGCCCATGGACCGGCTGCTGCCCGGGGTCGGCGGCGCGGTCGCGGCGTTGAGGCGGGACGGCGGCCCGGCCGCAGCCCAGGCCATCATGACCACCGACACCCGCCCGAAGAACGCGGTCGGGCACGGTAATGGCTTCACCGTGGGTGGCATGGTCAAGGGTGCGGGCATGCTCGCCCCAGCGCTGGCCACGATGCTCTGCGTGCTCACCACCGACGCGGCGGTCGACTCGGAGACCCTGGACGCGGCGCTGCGGGAGGCCTGCCGGGTCACCTTCGACCGGGTCGACTCGGACGGGTGCATGTCCACCAACGACACGGTGCTGCTGCTGGCCAGCGGCGCGAGCGGCGTCGTGCCCACCGAGGCCGAGTTGACCGCGGTCGTCACCGCTGTCGCCCACGACCTCACGCAGCAGCTCATCGCGGACGCCGAGGGCGCCACCAAGCAGGTCACGATCGACGTGGTCGGTGCGGCGAGAGAGGACGACGCAGTCGAGGTGGGCCGGAGCGTGGCCCGGAACAATCTGGTCAAGACCGCACTGTTCGGCAACGACCCGAACTGGGGGCGCATCCTCGCCGCGGTCGGTACCACCGCCGCCGTGTTCGAGCCGGACGCGGTCGACGTGGCCGTGAACGGAGTGTGGGTGTGCCGGGGCGGCGCTGCCGCCGAGGACCGGTCGAAGGTCGACCTCGGTGGCTCGGAGGTGACCATCCGCATCGATCTGCACGCGGGTCAGGCCGCGGCGACGATCTGGACCAATGACCTGTCGCACGGGTACGTGCACGAGAACTCGGCGTACTCGACATGA